In Plodia interpunctella isolate USDA-ARS_2022_Savannah chromosome 1, ilPloInte3.2, whole genome shotgun sequence, one DNA window encodes the following:
- the LOC128669761 gene encoding lebocin-4-like: MFKLLIFVLGVFLMAESSCQRIILPTYRPPPRKPVIIRAIRAADDEPLWLYKDDNINRAPSTADHPILPNIMDDVKLDPNRRYARSLDSPSAKRGGGTHSTSSGSRDTGFTHPGHNRRNARNIRLPELPTVRPFFPKPTYPLLDSRPFPIYARVSRDIQLGKKPPHRDVIIPNWNPNVRTNPWDRFGGKNRRN, from the coding sequence ATGttcaaacttttaattttcgtaTTGGGAGTATTCCTCATGGCAGAATCTTCTTGCCAACGAATTATTTTACCAACATATCGACCTCCTCCAAGGAAACCAGTTATAATACGCGCAATAAGAGCAGCAGATGACGAACCCCTTTGGCTGTATAAGGACGACAACATAAATAGGGCACCGAGCACTGCGGACCATCCTATTTTGCCCAACATCATGGATGACGTAAAGCTGGACCCAAATAGAAGGTACGCACGCAGTTTGGATTCACCCAGTGCCAAGCGTGGTGGTGGAACCCATTCTACGTCAAGTGGAAGTCGAGACACGGGATTTACTCACCCTGGACACAACCGTAGAAACGCAAGAAATATTAGGCTCCCTGAACTCCCTACTGTGAGGCCATTTTTTCCAAAACCAACATACCCATTGCTGGATTCACGCCCGTTTCCGATTTACGCCCGAGTATCTCGCGATATTCAGCTGGGTAAGAAACCCCCACATCGTGACGTCATAATACCAAACTGGAATCCCAACGTGCGCACTAACCCCTGGGACCGCTTTGGTGGCAAGAATCGTCGTAACTAG